A genomic window from Glycine max cultivar Williams 82 chromosome 17, Glycine_max_v4.0, whole genome shotgun sequence includes:
- the LOC100305398 gene encoding protein kinase family protein — protein MRYIRSNSFKRFFSFRRRSSREQILSPNSKGEGNNEILPHEEEPSRRPSWKCFSYEELFDATNGFSSENLVGKGGYAEVYKGTMNGGEEIAVKRLTRTSRDERKEKEFLTEIGTIGHVNHSNVLPLLGCCIDNGLYLVFELSSRGSVASLIHDEKLPPLDWKTRHKIAIGTARGLHYLHKDCKRRIIHRDIKSSNILLTKDFEPQISDFGLAKWLPSQWTHHSIGPIEGTFGHLAPEYYLHGVVDEKTDVFAFGVFMLEVISGRKPVDGSHQSLHSWAKPILNKGEIEELVDPRLEGAYDVTQLKRFAFAASLCIRASSTWRPTMSEVLEIMEEGETDIEKWKMPEEEEEQEEEFWGFEDLEYEYDSSFSMSLLDSIGST, from the exons ATGAGGTATATTCGGAGCAACAGCTTCAAGAGGTTCTTCTCATTCAGAAGACGCAGTTCAAGGGAACAGATTCTGAGTCCCAACAGTAAGGGTGAAGGAAACAATGAGATTCTTCCGCATGAAGAAGAACCTTCTCGAAGACCCTCTTGGAAGTGCTTCTCTTATGAAGAGTTGTTTGATGCCACCAATGGCTTCAGCTCAG aAAATTTGGTGGGAAAAGGAGGGTATGCAGAGGTTTACAAGGGAACAATGAATGGTGGTGAGGAAATTGCTGTGAAGAGACTCACAAGAACTTCGAGGGATGAGAGAAAGGAGAAAGAGTTTTTGACAGAGATTGGTACAATTGGTCATGTGAACCATTCCAACGTTTTACCTCTTTTGGGGTGTTGTATTGATAATGGTCTTTACCTTGTTTTTGAGCTATCTTCCAGAGGTTCTGTTGCATCTCTTATTCAtg ATGAAAAATTGCCTCCTCTAGATTGGAAAACGAGACATAAGATAGCTATTGGAACTGCACGTGGCCTTCACTACTTGCATAAGGATTGCAAGAGGAGGATAATCCACCGGGACATCAAGTCTTCAAACATTTTGTTAACAAAGGATTTTGAACCACAG ATATCTGATTTTGGCCTAGcaaaatggcttccatctcaaTGGACTCATCATTCAATTGGCCCTATAGAAGGGACATTTGG ACATTTGGCCCCAGAGTACTACTTGCATGGTGTTGTGGATGAGAAGACAGATGTGTTTGCCTTTGGTGTGTTCATGCTAGAAGTAATCTCTGGCAGAAAACCAGTGGATGGGTCTCACCAAAGCTTACATAGCTGG gCTAAACCAATTTTGAACAAGGGTGAGATAGAAGAGTTGGTGGATCCAAGGCTTGAAGGGGCTTATGATGTGACACAGTTAAAGAGATTTGCCTTCGCTGCCTCTCTTTGCATTCGGGCATCTTCAACTTGGCGACCTACCATGAGTGAG GTATTAGAGATAATGGAGGAAGGAGAGACGGATATAGAGAAGTGGAAAATgccagaggaagaagaagaacaagaggAGGAGTTCTGGGGTTTTGAGGATCTGGAATATGAATATGACAGCTCCTTTTCAATGTCTTTACTTGACTCCATTGGAAGTACTTAA
- the LOC100791549 gene encoding U4/U6.U5 small nuclear ribonucleoprotein 27 kDa protein, with protein sequence MTDRDRDRDRDRTRDRERERRRDKDDRDRDRDRARSKRSRSRSPDRGRSRHARSPSPSERSHRRRHHRTPSPDPPRKRHRRDSAEEDHKETKKAVSDFVDGIVKEQQQKENGDGGEGEAEGSEDELEIMKMFGIPTGFDSTKGKPVPGADVSGVRAVTKRQPRQYMNRRGGFNRPLPAERNR encoded by the coding sequence ATGACCGATCGTGACCGCGACCGAGACCGTGACCGAACTCGCGACAGAGAAAGAGAACGAAGAAGAGATAAGGACGATCGTGACCGAGACAGAGACCGAGCACGCAGCAAGAGATCTCGCTCGCGTTCGCCTGACCGTGGCCGCTCCCGCCACGCGCGCTCTCCCTCTCCCAGCGAGCGCTCCCACCGCCGGCGGCATCACCGGACGCCGTCCCCCGACCCGCCGCGGAAGCGCCACCGGAGAGACTCGGCGGAGGAGGATCACAAGGAGACGAAGAAAGCGGTGTCGGACTTCGTGGACGGCATCGTGAAGGAGCAGCAGCAGAAGGAGAACGGAGACGGAGGAGAAGGAGAAGCTGAGGGGAGCGAGGATGAGTTGGAGATAATGAAGATGTTTGGGATTCCCACCGGATTTGACTCCACCAAGGGGAAACCGGTTCCCGGTGCTGACGTCAGCGGCGTCAGAGCCGTCACCAAGCGCCAGCCGCGCCAGTACATGAACCGCCGCGGCGGATTTAATCGCCCATTGCCTGCTGAGAGGAATCGCTag